Proteins encoded within one genomic window of Gambusia affinis linkage group LG09, SWU_Gaff_1.0, whole genome shotgun sequence:
- the LOC122836714 gene encoding LIM and calponin homology domains-containing protein 1-like isoform X9, with protein MRKEAEAAESPQRSIRDSGYIDCWDSERSDSLSPPRHGREDSFDSLDSFGSRSQQTPSPDVLVPRGSSDGRGSDSESDGTPNRKMPDLHKDDMLARRTSVTELRTAMPFNQYLPNRSNQSGYVPAPLRKKKNEKEETGQKSWSTATSPVGGGRPCRSLSMIDMRGENEGILQPHSHIRHELMHNQYNRIKEDENHWQEDLARWKSRRRSVSQDLIKKEEERKMMQQLMSGGSCISQRRKSIKTYREIVEDKERREEELREAYQKARTPEEASAILQRYAQRFSISEAVLERLQLPKLLDRSMSADPSFPTSPFSLSLSSSPTTPDPFDEAPDGPLRYLRQQSAPAPRFTSTLEAQIEEFPKDSSSHQRPQIRSRSSEPPSTRALSPKPVPLLTPKPYFQPRPSADEKWNSKADGLLRVNGDIRNDPSSMKSESKERDSPALFQASPDAPHSDASPALSSPTSPERGSPVLTKTSGKQSNMEADSVNEGSPTPTRPTSLPEELKQPVDSFVETGGQKDSAQQEVKSTTAAQKAPPADSKSEKTEQSIGNILQILPTEINTPNDPAVTSTVRVSSCQESFEGVETTSSPAAPVSLGHNPLRETSSEFEISVKSPQSSNNPKSRWEFFAPPEAAEKDQHGNVSVPVLAKARRGDRWSWDPDEERKRQERWQQEQERMLQEKYQREQEKLKEEWEKAQREVAEEERKYHEEERRILEETVMPLTPRSSALPSPSRGGLSSTSEPQDTIVRSLADWERKQELLERQSRGSTESAEWKRKENDRTSDISTADDSMKTGRSLVSQNSSQAERLGHSVHNGQKLPPTSPKCSTPPKKQSGPDSTRTSRPAGERRCGPTDNNVRSSSKPLAACPSAPDTFPPPSNRSVSGKKLCSSCSQPLGKGAAMIIETLSLYFHIHCFKCGVCKGQLGDTTTGTDVRIRNGLLNCNQCYIRSRSAGQPTTL; from the exons ATGCGAAAG GAGGCAGAGGCGGCAGAAAGTCCTCAACGCAGCATTCGGGACAGTGGCTACATCGACTGCTGGGACTCTGAACGCAGTGACTCGCTCTCCCCGCCACGCCACGGACGCGAAGATTCATTCGACAGCCTGGACTCCTTCGGTTCGCGCTCGCAGCAGACTCCGTCGCCGGATGTCCTGGTCCCACGCGGCAGCAGTGATG GCCGCGGCAGTGACTCGGAGTCCGACGGCACCCCTAACAGGAAGATGCCGGACCTCCACAAGGATGACATGTTGGCGCGGCGGACATCAGTCACTGAGCTGCGCACCGCCATGCCTTTCAACCAGTACCTCCCCAACAGGAGCAATCAGAGTGGATACGTGCCAGCACCGCTTCGCAAGAAGAAGAACGAAAAGGAGGAGACAGGCCAAAAGAGCTGGAGTACTGCTACATCACCTGTAGGGGGAGGCAGACCCTGTAG GAGTTTGAGTATGATCGACATGCGTGGTGAAAACGAGGGCATCCTGCAGCCGCACAGTCACATTCGTCATGAGCTGATGCACAACCAGtacaacagaataaaagaagATGAGAATCACTGGCAGGAA GACCTGGCCCGATGGAAAAGTAGGAGGAGGAGTGTCTCTCAGGATCTGATcaaaaaagaggaggagaggaaaatgATGCAGCAACTGATGTCAGGAGGCAGCTGCATCtctcaaagaagaaaaagcatcaAAACCTACAGAGAAATTGTGGAGGACAA GGAGCGGCGTGAGGAGGAGCTGCGGGAGGCGTACCAGAAAGCCAGAACTCCAGAGGAGGCATCGGCCATCCTCCAGCGCTACGCCCAGCGTTTCTCCATCAGCGAGGCCGTCCTGGAACGCCTGCAGCTGCCCAAGCTTCTGGACCGCAGCATGTCGGCCGACCCCTCCTTTCCCACCTCGCCCTTCTCCCTCTCACTCTCCTCCTCCCCCACGACTCCAGACCCTTTCGACGAGGCGCCCGACGGGCCACTGAGGTACCTGCGGCAGCAATCTGCGCCGGCGCCACGGTTTACGTCCACACTGGAGGCGCAGATTGAAGAGTTTCCCAAAGACTCGAGCTCACACCAGCGGCCTCAGATCCGATCTCGCTCTTCTGAACCACCGTCCACCCGGGCCCTGTCACCTAAACCGGTGCCTTTGCTGACACCAAAGCCTTACTTTCAGCCCCGACCGTCGGCTGATGAAAAATGGAATAGCAAG GCGGACGGTTTGCTACGAGTAAACGGCGACATCAGAAATGATCCCAGTTCCATGAAGTCGGAGAGCAAAGAAAGGGACTCCCCTGCTCTGTTCCAGGCATCTCCAGATGCCCCCCATTCAGACGCCTCACCCGCTCTCAGTTCGCCCACCTCCCCCGAAAGAGGAAGTCCAGTGTTAACAAAAACCAGCGGCAAACAGAGCAACATGGAGGCAGACTCAGTCAATGAGGGTTCGCCCACTCCCACTCGACCCACTTCTCTTCCGGAG GAGCTAAAGCAGCCAGTGGACAGCTTTGTGGAGACGGGAGGCCAGAAAGATTCTGCTCAACAGGAAGTAAAGTCAACTACTGCAGCTCAGAAAGCGCCACCTGCAG ATTCTAAATCGGAGAAGACTGAACAGTCCATAGGGAACATATTGCAGATTCTCCCAACTGAGATAAACACACCAAACGACCCGGCCGTAACATCAACG GTCAGAGTTTCCTCCTGTCAGGAGTCTTTTGAGGGAGTGGAGACGACATCGAGTCCAGCTGCCCCCGTATCACTTGGACATAACCCCCTGAGGGAAACGTCATCAG AGTTTGAAATCAGTGTCAAGTCCCCACAGTCCTCCAACAACCCTAAATCACGCTGGGAGTTCTTCGCTCCACCAG aagcagcagagaaagatCAACATGGAAAT GTGTCAGTCCCGGTGTTGGCCAAGGCCAGGCGGGGAGACCGCTGGTCTTGGGACCCGGATGAGGAGCGAAAGCGTCAGGAAAGGTGGCAGCAAGAGCAGGAGCGCATGCTGCAG gAGAAATACCAGCGTGAGCAGGAGAAACTGAAGGAGGAGTGGGAAAAAGCACAGAGGGAGGtggcggaggaggagaggaagtatcatgaggag GAGCGTCGGATACTGGAGGAGACTGTGATGCCTCTGACACCCCGCTCCTCAGCTCTGCCCTCCCCCAGCAGAGGGGGGCTCTCCTCCACCTCCGAGCCACAGGACACGATTGTGCGTTCGCTGGCAGATTGGGAACGAAAACAAGAGCTACTGGAGAGACAGTCT agAGGAAGTACAGAGAGTGCAGagtggaaaaggaaagaaaatgacagaacCAGTGACATCAGCACTGCTGACGACAGCATGAAGACCGGCAGAAG CTTGGTGAGTCAGAACAGCAGTCAGGCAGAGAGACTTGGTCACAGTGTTCACAATGGCCAAAAGCTTCCTCCGACGTCCCCCAAATGTTCAACTCCACCCAAGAAGCAATCTGGGCCTGACAGCACCAGAACCAGCCGGCCTGCTGGAGAACGAAG GTGCGGACCCACTGATAACAATGTAAGAAGCTCATCAAAGCCCCTCGCAGCATGTCCATCAGCACCAGACACATTTCCCCCACCGTCCAACAG GTCTGTCAGTGGGAAGAAGCTGTGTTCCAGCTGTAGTCAGCCTCTGGGGAAGGGAGCAGCCATGATCATAGAGACTCTCAGCCTCTACTTCCACATCCACTGCTTTAAG TGTGGGGTGTGTAAAGGACAGTTAGGTGACACAACCACAGGGACAGACGTCCGGATCAGAAATGGACTCCTCAATTGCAACCAATGTTACATTCGTTCCCGCT CGGCCGGACAGCCGACCACATTGTGA